The sequence CGGAGATCTGCTTGTTCAAGCAGGTTTTGACCAGGCTTCCGTTGAAGAATTAATGTCTGATTTGACCCTTACACTTGAAGAGGACACCGACCTGATATCAGTCTCCGATTTCATGGACGCGTTGTTTAAACTCCCCCTTGCCGAAGAAGAGGACATCACCCAGGCAGAGACGATCATGCCCACCTCTGATCTTCCCTATATCAAATCTCTTTTGTCAATGATGGGTGTGGATGAGCAGGAAATCACCTCAATTATGGATAACGTCTCCGAAGGATCCAGGGGATTTGATTTTGACGAATTTATCGAACAATTAGAGCAGCTTGTGGAAACGGCCAAAGAATCCGGCTCGACCTATCAGACAGATGCTGAAGACGATTCATATACGACCCTTTTGAAACAGCTTGATCTGGATTCTTTTATTGAAGAATCTGACGCGCCGTTGACCCTGGACACATTAATTAATGCCTTTGCCCAAAAGCTTGACCTGATAGAAGATAATATATCGAGCCAAACTGAACAATCCGTATCAGACAGATTTACGCCCCTATCAGACATATTTACAACCGATTCGTTTGATGCACTTGCAACCCAGTCCGGCCGACACGGATTACTGAATCAGCTTTTTTCCGGGCTGACGATTCAGAGCGACAGTGAAGAGACTATCGATTCCGCCATAACGATCAGCGCAAATTCGAACGCCATGGTCAAAGAAATCGAGGGCCGGTTCCAGGTGCAGTTCATGGATCAGGTAAAAGGAAGCGACGTGAAGACACAAACCACTGCCGAGGCCCAGGCACTCGGGGATACGGTCTCCAATGATATCCAAACAGCGGCAGCCGATTCTGATAGATCATTGAAAATAGCCAACGGTGTTTCAAACACAACAGAAACAACCAAGGAATCGACATCACAGATGACCATCAAAGCAACAGCCTCGTCCGATGCCGCAACGCTGGAAAAAATGGCGTCCACTACCAACGCTTTGTCAGGAGAGACAACGTCTAAAAATTCAGAAACCCAGCCCCTTCTTTTTGGCGTGGAAAAATCCACCACCACCTCGACGGTGGGAACTTCCGCCACACAGCGCACCCAGCAGGCCACATCCACACTGCCGGACTTTGTCACCCGGCAGGTGGGAAAAAGCATTGTCCGGTCGATCAATACGGGTAACGACACTATCCGGATGCAACTAAAACCCCCAGAGTTAGGCCGGGTGTATATGAATATCGACCATAATGGCAGTTCCATGAAGGTCAGCGTAATCACCGAGCACCAGTCAGCAAAAGATATTCTCACAGCCAATGTCAATGAAATCAAAACCATGCTCTCTTCCTCGGGGATCAATCTTGAGAGCTTCGAAGTTGATATGAGCAGCGATTTCCAGCAGTCCATGGCGGATGCAAGGACCCGAAATCAGTCAAACGGAAAACGACAAGCAAAACGTGGGACCGATGACGATACCCAGGAAAGCGCAGCAGATCTTTTAACGATTCAGACCGCTACTGTAAATGACAGTGGGTCCCTGCACTTTGTTGCATAAATCCCCCCTCCCGCTTTTTGCCATGGATCTGTCAATGTTTTGACAGATCCATGTCAGAAGTGACGATTTTCACCGGATTATTGTGCGCAGGCGCGATATCCGATTTCTTATTCCCGACGATGGGGTTATCTATCAATAAATAATTTTGCAAAAAATGCTTCTTTCATATAACCTTTGCCAATAAACTTTTGTTTCCACACGATCCAGATAAAAACCAATGCGGGCTGGCATAAGATTTGCTGATGTTTTCTTATAACAGCCATGACTGATCCAGTCTATCAACAGACAGGCTCAGTCCATACTTAAAACTGAGAAATCTGTATAGGTTACACAGACTTTTCCATAAACCTGATTTATCAAAAATACTCGCAATTGCCGCCTGCAAGGGCCGCCTGGATGAACGACCAGATTATTTTGGGAGGAATTGTGGCTGACGATCTGCTGGAAAAACTTGAAGACGATGAACTGATTGAATCTATGAACGATGAAGACGGGGATTCAGAGGAAAAACCTGTCAAAACTGGATTTATCGGCAAACTGCTGTCAGGAAAAAAAAAGCTGATCATTATTCTACTTTTGGCGTTATTTTTATTGATCGGGATTGGAGCAGGCGCATTCCTTCTCCTGTCCGGCGGCAAGGAAGAAGAGACTCAGGAACAAGCGACAGAAGAAGATGTCGTGACGGAAGAAAGCATTCAGGCGGCCTTGGAAGACCAGAACAAAGCAATATTTGAAGATATTGTACAGCTCGAACCCTTTGAACAGATTTTTTTAAAACAAGATTCAACAATGCATTACATATCTCTGGGTATTGCCCTTGAAATGATCGAGCCGGAATTTCGAAGACAGGTGTATACCATGGAGCCCAGGATCAGAAAAATAATTGAAACCCAGATGCGACAAATGAGATGGATGGAACTGCGAACACCCCAGGGCAAAATTAAACTGAAAGTCGCACTGCTTAACCGAATAAATCAAATTTTCCCCAAAGTTGCGATAAGGCATATTTATTTTACTAAATTCATAATGCAGTGATGGTGCCATGAGTGAAATACTATCCCAGGACGAAGTTGACAGTCTATTAGACGGACTGGATTCCGGAGAAGTAGAAACCGAAACCGATATTCCGGATATTGTTGAGGAGCCCGTTGAAGGGGTCGTTGCCTATGATTTTACCAGCCAGGACAAGGTGGTCAGGGCAAGGATGCCCACGTTTGACGTGATCAACGAACGCCTGTCCAGGGAAGTTCGGGCCACATTGTCTTCACTGCTTCAGACCAATGTGGATGTGTCTGCCAACCCATTTGACACCCTGAAATTCTCTGAATTTGTCCGCAGCCTTCCGGTACCCACAAGTCTTCACGTATTCAGGATGGAGCCGTTAAGGGGACATGGCCTCGTGGTGTTTGAAAGCCAGCTGGTCTATAACCTAATTGACACTTTTTTTGGCGGGGAAGCCTTGGGAAAAGCAAGGGTGGAGGGCCGTGAATTTACCCGCATTGAAGAGGTGATGATTAAAAAGGCCGTGGTGGCTGTTCTGAAAAATATTGAAGCATCCTGGGCCCCCATAGAGCCGGTAAAAGCATCCCTGATCCGGTCGGAAATGAATCCCCAGTTCACGGCGATCGTACTGCCCACAGACCTTGTCATTGTCACCCGGTTTGAAATCGAACTGGAGCAGGCAGCAGGCAATCTTGTGGTCTGCTATCCCTATTCCATGATCGAACCCATGCGAAATAAGCTGTCATCCGGGGTCCAGGCCGAAATTGAAGAGATCGATTATAACTGGCGGCGGATGATTGAAGAGGTCATTCTTAACTCCCAGGTCGATTTAAGAATTCTTCTGGGCAAGACTGAGATCACCGGTGAACGGTTGTTATATATGCAGCCCGGGGATGTCATCCAACTGGATAACGACGCATCGGATCCCTTGTCCTGTTTTGTGGGAGGGCTTGTAAAACTAAAAGGTTTCATTGGGGTCCAGCGGGGATTTCAGGCATTTAAAATCAACGAAAAAATTGTAACCGACTGTGAGGGCAAACATGGTTGATGAAAACAGCACCACAGATGAAGAAATTCTGGATGAAGAATCCGAACAAAGCGAGGAGCGTGGCGCAAGGGAACTGGATTTTATCCTGGATATCCCTTTAGAGCTTTCCGTGGAACTGGGCAAAACCAAGATGCTGGTCAACGATCTTCTGCAACTGGCCCAGGGGTCCATTATTGAATTAAACAAACTGGCCGGTGAACCCCTGGAGGTTTATATCAACCGTAAGCTCATTGCCCGAGGAGAAGTTGTGGTGGTCAATGAAAAATTTGGCGTTCGTCTCACCGACGTCATCACGCCCATTGACCGCGTTAAATCCCTGGCCGCGGAAGATCAATGAGTCCCCATACGAATATGTGGGTGGAGTTTGGCAAAAGCTTCGGTATGCTGTTTGCCGTTCTGGCTTTTTTTCTGATCGCCCTTTATCTCGTTCGCAGATTCTCGGGCCGCTTCGGAAACAAAGGTTCCATGGCACTGATAAAGATATTATCCGTTCATCATTTATCCCCCAAAGAAAAACTCGTGCTGGTCGCTGTCCAGGAGGAATCGATTCTCATCGGGATTTCACCGGCCGGGATTTCGTCTTTAGCCCGCTTTGACAAGCTGCCGGAGCCATTGCCTGCATCTGAACCCGTTGAAACAGCCAAAGGATTTCAGAATCTGCTCAAAAAAAGCCTGATGAAAGGCAACGATGGGCAAAAGATGCCCGTGGGAAGTAATTCTTCTGATTCCGGTAAAGGAGAACGATCATGATCAAATACCTCTGGCAAGCTTGCTGTATAGGATTAATCATGGCCACAGCGATGATCGTCCTAACCTTTGCTGATACGGCAGAGGCTGTCACATTCCCGATCCCCTCCCTGGAACTGAATATCACCACGGCCCAGGAACCTGAAGAAGTAGCGGTGGTCCTTGAAATTATAGCGCTTTTGACCATCATCACCCTGGCTCCTGCGATTTTAATCCTCATGACGCCTTTTACACGTATCACCATGGTGTTTCATTTCCTGCGCCAGGCGATCGGAACCCAGTCGAGTCCACCCAATCAGGTGATTGTAGGCTTATCACTGTTCATGACTTTTTTTATTATCAAACCTGTAGCCTTAGAGGTGTATGATAAAGCCCTGAACCCATATCTTGAACGTGAAATCTCCTATGAAACGGCCTTTGTTGAAGCCCAGAAGCCAATACGCAAATTTATGCTGCTCAACACCAGGGAAGCCGACATTGCCCTGTTTGTAAAAGAGGCTGACATGAAAAAGCCTGACACC is a genomic window of uncultured Desulfobacter sp. containing:
- a CDS encoding flagellar hook-length control protein FliK, with translation MLSNTSNINALLTGSSSDALMGATSSSTAVKDSDVGVSEFQGQLDKTMQQASDMKSTSESNAVVEKTTSEGDTVAKDTDACLSETRSGQTEDAVIDILQKPNLSMGEQDTEMSAVEEACFVVRKMKQKVSDIEDALENGGGTEFLTQLKNLLLSLSNGDLDNLSLDEGGLEALGDLLVQAGFDQASVEELMSDLTLTLEEDTDLISVSDFMDALFKLPLAEEEDITQAETIMPTSDLPYIKSLLSMMGVDEQEITSIMDNVSEGSRGFDFDEFIEQLEQLVETAKESGSTYQTDAEDDSYTTLLKQLDLDSFIEESDAPLTLDTLINAFAQKLDLIEDNISSQTEQSVSDRFTPLSDIFTTDSFDALATQSGRHGLLNQLFSGLTIQSDSEETIDSAITISANSNAMVKEIEGRFQVQFMDQVKGSDVKTQTTAEAQALGDTVSNDIQTAAADSDRSLKIANGVSNTTETTKESTSQMTIKATASSDAATLEKMASTTNALSGETTSKNSETQPLLFGVEKSTTTSTVGTSATQRTQQATSTLPDFVTRQVGKSIVRSINTGNDTIRMQLKPPELGRVYMNIDHNGSSMKVSVITEHQSAKDILTANVNEIKTMLSSSGINLESFEVDMSSDFQQSMADARTRNQSNGKRQAKRGTDDDTQESAADLLTIQTATVNDSGSLHFVA
- a CDS encoding flagellar basal body-associated FliL family protein, whose product is MNDQIILGGIVADDLLEKLEDDELIESMNDEDGDSEEKPVKTGFIGKLLSGKKKLIIILLLALFLLIGIGAGAFLLLSGGKEEETQEQATEEDVVTEESIQAALEDQNKAIFEDIVQLEPFEQIFLKQDSTMHYISLGIALEMIEPEFRRQVYTMEPRIRKIIETQMRQMRWMELRTPQGKIKLKVALLNRINQIFPKVAIRHIYFTKFIMQ
- the fliM gene encoding flagellar motor switch protein FliM — translated: MSEILSQDEVDSLLDGLDSGEVETETDIPDIVEEPVEGVVAYDFTSQDKVVRARMPTFDVINERLSREVRATLSSLLQTNVDVSANPFDTLKFSEFVRSLPVPTSLHVFRMEPLRGHGLVVFESQLVYNLIDTFFGGEALGKARVEGREFTRIEEVMIKKAVVAVLKNIEASWAPIEPVKASLIRSEMNPQFTAIVLPTDLVIVTRFEIELEQAAGNLVVCYPYSMIEPMRNKLSSGVQAEIEEIDYNWRRMIEEVILNSQVDLRILLGKTEITGERLLYMQPGDVIQLDNDASDPLSCFVGGLVKLKGFIGVQRGFQAFKINEKIVTDCEGKHG
- the fliN gene encoding flagellar motor switch protein FliN → MVDENSTTDEEILDEESEQSEERGARELDFILDIPLELSVELGKTKMLVNDLLQLAQGSIIELNKLAGEPLEVYINRKLIARGEVVVVNEKFGVRLTDVITPIDRVKSLAAEDQ
- the fliO gene encoding flagellar biosynthetic protein FliO, whose amino-acid sequence is MSPHTNMWVEFGKSFGMLFAVLAFFLIALYLVRRFSGRFGNKGSMALIKILSVHHLSPKEKLVLVAVQEESILIGISPAGISSLARFDKLPEPLPASEPVETAKGFQNLLKKSLMKGNDGQKMPVGSNSSDSGKGERS
- the fliP gene encoding flagellar type III secretion system pore protein FliP (The bacterial flagellar biogenesis protein FliP forms a type III secretion system (T3SS)-type pore required for flagellar assembly.), with amino-acid sequence MIKYLWQACCIGLIMATAMIVLTFADTAEAVTFPIPSLELNITTAQEPEEVAVVLEIIALLTIITLAPAILILMTPFTRITMVFHFLRQAIGTQSSPPNQVIVGLSLFMTFFIIKPVALEVYDKALNPYLEREISYETAFVEAQKPIRKFMLLNTREADIALFVKEADMKKPDTRDDVSLLTLIPAYVISELKTAFIIGFILYVPFLVIDMVVASVLLAMGMMMLPPVMISLPFKLMLFVLVDGWHLIAGSMIKSFGV